The genomic DNA GTCGAAATGCCGCATGCGCAGGATGCGTGTGGACGCCTCGCGAACGGCGGCGAACGCCTCGACCTTGATGTCGTCAAGCTCTTCGCCGTCGAACAGCCGCTCGCGGAACTTCACGGTCATCTGCCGCAGCTCGGCGTCCGACATCTTCGAGAAGCGGTCCGCTTCCTCGTTGACGGCTTCGAGGATCTGCGTCAGCCGTTCGATCT from Candidatus Ozemobacteraceae bacterium includes the following:
- a CDS encoding preprotein translocase subunit SecA; protein product: MFRFIRYFIPDFNAREIERLTQILEAVNEEADRFSKMSDAELRQMTVKFRERLFDGEELDDIKVEAFAAVREASTRILRMRHFDVQIIGGLALHEGRIVEMKTGEGKTLVATLPLYLNAL